In a single window of the Arachis hypogaea cultivar Tifrunner chromosome 6, arahy.Tifrunner.gnm2.J5K5, whole genome shotgun sequence genome:
- the LOC112695170 gene encoding uncharacterized protein isoform X2, protein MGCFIGCFGSTKDARRTRNRRKRGDCSSREQQILSFLQDHSKTGLSSSSQVKIKPEEQVNLNLNLNSSTRKKVTFDTNVKTYEPVLVDEVDDFQPEKKSEEECGEEEHLEASSQKRSCSEENSSVTSAVSYSTNHRYQNCRDSDEEEDEEMDYWDSDLTDDDDDEDGDGGMGEEYDEFGEDFEDGLICSRPRISVNQVFVEEVENPMVNCDSDLRSIGLNPNARDRSGYVHPVLNPVENLIQWKAVKAKRTPPLRSQKENYVSSEESWVGLNAEPSFRDKSKTDLSKEIAVDASLSNWLDSSEATPVKKASLVGLNVDTPASSQGSNSVISHEDRPILGALTAEELKQFSVSCSPRKLAS, encoded by the exons ATGGGTTGCTTCATTGGTTGTTTCGGTTCCACCAAGGATGCCAGACGCACAAGAAACAGACGCAAG CGAGGTGATTGTAGCAGCCGGGAGCAAcaaattctatcttttcttcaAGATCATTCCAAAACCGGACTTAGTTCTTCATCACAAGTCAA GATTAAACCTGAGGAGCAGGTGAACTTGAATTTGAACCTGAATAGCAGCACTAGAAAGAAAGTAACTTTTGATACCAATGTGAAAACCTATGAGCCTGTTTTGGTGGATGAAGTTGATGATTTCCAGCCAgagaagaagagtgaagaagaatgtggAGAGGAAGAACATTTGGAAGCATCAAGCCAGAAAAGGTCTTGCTCTGAAGAAAATAGTTCGGTGACTTCGGCCGTGTCTTACTCAACAAACCATAGATACCAAAATTGCAGAGAtagtgatgaagaagaagatgaagaaatggATTACTGGGATAGTGATCttactgatgatgatgatgatgaagatggtgATGGTGGCATGGGAGAAGAATATGATGAATTTGGAGAGGACTTTGAAGATGGACTAATATGCTCAAGGCCAAGAATTTCTGTGAATCAAGTGTTTGTTGAGGAAGTGGAGAATCCAATGGTAAATTGTGATAGTGATTTGAGGTCAATTGGCTTGAATCCGAATGCTCGGGATAGAAGTGGTTATGTTCATCCTGTGCTGAACCCGGTTGAAAACCTGATTCAGTGGAAAGCAGTTAAGGCCAAAAGAACACCACCATTAAGGTCTCAGAAAGAGAATTATGTTTCAAGTGAAGAGTCTTGGGTTGGATTGAATGCAGAACCAAGTTTCAGGGATAAATCTAAAACTGATCTATCAAAGGAAATTGCAGTTGATGCCAGCCTTTCTAATTGGTTGGATTCATCAGAAGCTACGCCTGTTAAGAAGGCTAGCTTGGTTGGTCTGAATGTGGATACACCCGCGAGCTCACAAGGCTCGAATTCAGTGATAAGCCATGAAGACAGGCCAATTTTAGGTGCATTGACAGCTGAAGAGCTCAAACAGTTTTCAGTTTCTTGTTCGCCAAGGAAGTTGGCGAGTTGA
- the LOC112695169 gene encoding uncharacterized protein, with the protein MKITFHVMYAILVFSSTLAQISAQKEAESLMRWMKSLNSPMLSSWNITNNNTSPCNWKGIKCNNGGSVVEIKLPNSGLDGTLNRFDFSSFPNLTTLNLTMNNLVGKIPSEIGNLTKLQVLDLSSNNFTYQMPPKIGNLLELQVLILSNNSLLQQIPYELSNLQNLRILELGGNFLSNPDPKFKGMTSLTDLNLTYNSLTEFPPFVLKCPKLVSLALSMNTIGKVPVQLFNSLKNLTTLDLTQIQLEGPIPTDIKNLSKLKHLGLGINQLNGTIPKEIGLLSSLEILELHENSFQGPIPSTIGNLKMLQRLDLHSSGINASIPDEIGFCTNLTFIDMSGNNLTGSLPLSMASLTRIKEMGISANYLSGELHPSLLSNWTEISSLQLQMNYLSGKLHPELGLLQNLTLLFLYSNRFSGPIPPEIGNLSSIEDLELSDNNFNGSIPSTIGKLQSLTQLTLATNQLSGILPPEIGDLESLQSLDLSGNNLAGSLPSSIVRLENLNLLYLHNNNFSGSIPQDLAPSFLTNLTFSNNSFSGKLPSGVCRGGNLVYLAANQNNLEGPIPESLRNCTGLVRVRLEKNSLSGDITNAFGIYPNLSFIDLGQNQLTGSLTNNWGECKNLSSFSISSNKIQGNIPRELGSLPKLQNLDLSNNNLTGSIPVKLFSPSSQLLKLNMSNNNLSGQLPTSIGALSQLQFLDLSANNMRGSIPKEFGNCRKLISLKLSMNQLDGNMPIELGNLVELQPLLDLSGQIITQLGNLIALEILNLSHNQLSGTVPSALEGLISLQSVDISYNKLVGPLPDLAAFQNASSEALAGNAGLCAGTASNSKANLIPCVGSKSSKSNKHKVVIAVVIPLAVLFILLVSLGVFALLRYKRVDQEEEDKSEEGKDSLFVWNHRSIVEFKDIRKATENFGDKYCIGIGGQGSVYKAVLPTGDIFAVKRLHQIEDIDFSGHQTKNFMSEVHALTNIRHRNIVTMCGFSYSDGSIFFIYEHVERGSLQKLLQDDEEAKMLTWNIRLQIIKGLANALSYLHHDCKPSIVHRDITGNNILLDIDYEPKLSDFGTARLLKEEESNWTAPAGSYGYIAPELAFTMKVTEKCDVYSFGIVALEILAGKYPHELLSCLESGGFDQHLVDFLDKRIDPPTRNSVQLLVLVARMILKCVDKDPMARPTMHQVCQEFSSSSDYSSSNPLRMIKLKNLIDM; encoded by the exons ATGAAGATAACTTTTCATGTAATGTATGCCATTCTAGTTTTTTCATCAACACTTGCACAAATTTCAGCACAGAAAGAAGCAGAATCACTGATGAGATGGATGAAAAGTTTGAACTCTCCCATGTTGTCTTCATGGAACATCACAAATAACAACACAAGTCCATGCAACTGGAAAGGAATCAAGTGTAACAATGGTGGAAGTGTTGTTGAGATAAAGCTTCCAAATTCAGGCCTTGATGGAACTCTCAACAGGtttgatttctcttcttttcctaATCTCACTACACTCAATCTCACCATGAACAACCTTGTTGGAAAAATCCCATCTGAGATAGGAAATttaacaaaattgcaagttcttGATCTTAGTAGCAACAATTTCACATATCAAATGCCACCAAAAATAGGTAACCTCTTAGAGCTACAAGTTCTAATCCTATCAAACAATTCATTGTTGCAACAAATTCCATATGAACTTAGCAATCTGCAGAATTTAAGAATTCTTGAACTAGGTGGTAACTTTTTAAGCAATCCTGACCCAAAATTCAAGGGCATGACATCCCTAACAGACCTTAACCTCACATATAATTCTCTCACAGAATTTCCACCATTTGTTCTTAAATGTCCAAAGCTTGTGTCTCTTGCTCTTTCAATGAATACTATTGGGAAAGTTCCAGTTCAATTGTTCAACAGTCTCAAGAACCTAACAACCCTTGACCTTACACAAATCCAATTAGAGGGTCCAATTCCAACAGATATTAAGAATCTTTCAAAGCTTAAACACCTTGGTCTTGGAATCAACCAACTAAATGGTACAATTCCAAAGGAGATAGGTCTATTATCATCACTTGAGATTCTTGAACTGCATGAAAATTCCTTCCAAGGACCAATACCATCCACAATTGGAAATCTCAAAATGCTTCAGAGACTTGATCTTCACAGCTCAGGGATAAATGCTAGCATCCCAGATGAAATAGGCTTCTGCACAAACCTTACTTTTATCGATATGTCCGGAAATAACCTCACAGGTTCCTTACCTCTTTCAATGGCTTCACTAACAAGAATCAAAGAGATGGGAATATCTGCTAACTATCTATCTGGAGAACTTCATCCATCTCTTCTTTCCAATTGGACAGAAATCAGCTCCTTGCAACTCCAAATGAATTATTTGTCAGGAAAACTTCATCCTGAGCTTGGTTTGCTTCAAAATCTTACTCTCTTGTTCCTCTACTCCAACCGGTTTTCTGGACCAATTCCACCAGAGATTGGAAACTTATCAAGCATAGAAGATCTTGAACTTTCTGACAACAATTTCAATGGTTCTATACCATCAACCATTGGAAAGTTGCAGAGCCTCACCCAGCTAACACTGGCCACAAACCAACTCAGTGGAATCCTTCCTCCTGAAATAGGTGATTTGGAAAGTCTTCAATCCCTTGACTTGAGTGGAAACAACCTTGCAGGGTCTTTGCCATCATCAATAGTTCGTTTGGAAAACCTCAATCTCCTTTATCTTCACAACAACAATTTCTCAGGAAGCATTCCACAAGATCTTGCACCTTCTTTCTTAACCAATTTGACCTTTTCCAACAATAGTTTCTCCGGGAAGCTACCTTCAGGAGTATGCAGGGGAGGGAACCTTGTCTACTTAGCTGCCAATCAGAACAATCTAGAAGGTCCAATCCCAGAAAGCCTGAGAAACTGCACTGGACTAGTCAGAGTTCGTCTTGAGAAGAACTCTCTTAGTGGAGATATCACGAATGCATTCGGCATATACCCgaatctgagcttcattgatTTAGGACAAAATCAGCTTACTGGTTCATTGACAAATAACTGGGGAGAGTGCAAAAATCTCTCAAGCTTTAGCATATCTTCCAATAAGATTCAAGGGAACATCCCTCGTGAGCTTGGAAGTTTGCCAAAGCTGCAAAATCTTGATCTCTCAAACAACAATCTAACAGGAAGCATCCCAGTGAAGCTCTTCAGTCCATCTTCCCAGCTGCTTAAACTAAACATGAGCAACAATAATCTCTCGGGTCAGTTACCGACCAGCATTGGAGCACTTTCACAGCTGCAATTTCTGGATTTATCAGCAAACAATATGAGAGGGTCAATTCCAAAAGAATTTGGAAACTGCAGAAAGCTTATATCACTGAAGCTGAGTATGAACCAGTTAGATGGCAATATGCCAATTGAGCTTGGGAATTTAGTGGAGTTGCAGCCTCTGTTGGATCTCAGCGGACAGATAATCACACAGCTGGGAAATCTGATAGCCTTGGAAATTTTGAACCTTTCCCATAATCAGCTTTCTGGGACAGTTCCTTCTGCTTTGGAAGGACTAATAAGCCTTCAGTCAGTGGATATTTCTTATAACAAACTTGTAGGTCCCCTCCCGGACCTAGCTGCTTTTCAAAATGCTTCGTCCGAAGCTCTAGCCGGCAATGCAGGTTTGTGTGCTGGTACTGCTAGCAATAGCAAAGCAAATTTGATTCCTTGTGTTGGAAGCAAAAGCagcaaatcaaataaacataaggTGGTCATTGCAGTAGTCATTCCACTTGCTGTTCTATTCATTTTATTAGTTTCCCTTGGAGTCTTCGCCTTGCTGCGCTACAAGAGAGTCGATCAAGAAGAAGAGGACAAGAGTGAAGAAGGAAAGGACTCACTCTTTGTATGGAATCACAGGAGCATAGTAGAGTTTAAGGACATTCGCAAGGCGACTGAGAATTTTGGTGACAAGTACTGCATAGGCATAGGAGGACAGGGAAGTGTCTACAAAGCAGTGCTTCCAACAGGTGATATCTTCGCAGTGAAGCGTCTCCACCAAATTGAGGATATAGACTTCTCCGGACACCAGACAAAGAATTTCATGTCTGAAGTTCATGCCTTAACCAATATTCGCCACAGAAACATTGTTACAATGTGTGGTTTTAGTTACTCGGACGGGTCTATATTTTTCATATATGAGCATGTGGAGAGAGGATCTTTGCAGAAGCTGTTGCAGGACGACGAGGAGGCGAAGATGCTGACCTGGAATATCAGGCTGCAGATAATAAAAGGACTTGCAAATGCATTGTCTTACTTGCACCATGATTGCAAGCCCAGCATTGTTCACAGAGACATAACAGGGAACAATATTCTCTTGGACATTGATTATGAGCCTAAACTATCTGATTTTGGGACAGCAAGGTTGCTGAAAGAAGAAGAATCAAATTGGACAGCTCCTGCTGGATCATACGGCTATATAGCACCAG AGCTTGCATTTACCATGAAAGTGACTGAAAAATGTGATGTATATAGTTTCGGAATTGTTGCACTAGAGATTTTGGCAGGGAAGTACCCTCATGAACTACTTTCGTGTCTAGAATCTGGGGGATTTGATCAACACCTTGTGGATTTTTTAGATAAGAGAATTGATCCTCCAACAAGAAATTCTGTTCAACTCCTGGTATTGGTGGCAAGGATGATTCTAAAATGTGTTGATAAAGATCCTATGGCAAGACCCACCATGCACCAAGTATGCCAAGAGTTTTCTTCATCTTCTGATTACTCATCCTCTAACCCGTTGAGAatgatcaaattaaaaaatttaatagacATGTAA
- the LOC112695170 gene encoding uncharacterized protein isoform X1, with the protein MPDAQETDARFHFLLKFHHPFLPFIKCFYDFIESITTLLQRGDCSSREQQILSFLQDHSKTGLSSSSQVKIKPEEQVNLNLNLNSSTRKKVTFDTNVKTYEPVLVDEVDDFQPEKKSEEECGEEEHLEASSQKRSCSEENSSVTSAVSYSTNHRYQNCRDSDEEEDEEMDYWDSDLTDDDDDEDGDGGMGEEYDEFGEDFEDGLICSRPRISVNQVFVEEVENPMVNCDSDLRSIGLNPNARDRSGYVHPVLNPVENLIQWKAVKAKRTPPLRSQKENYVSSEESWVGLNAEPSFRDKSKTDLSKEIAVDASLSNWLDSSEATPVKKASLVGLNVDTPASSQGSNSVISHEDRPILGALTAEELKQFSVSCSPRKLAS; encoded by the exons ATGCCAGACGCACAAGAAACAGACGCAAGGTTTCATTTTCTTCTCAAATTCCATCACCCTTTTCTCCCTTTTATTAAGTGTTTCTATGATTTCATTGAATCAATCACAACACTGTTGCAGCGAGGTGATTGTAGCAGCCGGGAGCAAcaaattctatcttttcttcaAGATCATTCCAAAACCGGACTTAGTTCTTCATCACAAGTCAA GATTAAACCTGAGGAGCAGGTGAACTTGAATTTGAACCTGAATAGCAGCACTAGAAAGAAAGTAACTTTTGATACCAATGTGAAAACCTATGAGCCTGTTTTGGTGGATGAAGTTGATGATTTCCAGCCAgagaagaagagtgaagaagaatgtggAGAGGAAGAACATTTGGAAGCATCAAGCCAGAAAAGGTCTTGCTCTGAAGAAAATAGTTCGGTGACTTCGGCCGTGTCTTACTCAACAAACCATAGATACCAAAATTGCAGAGAtagtgatgaagaagaagatgaagaaatggATTACTGGGATAGTGATCttactgatgatgatgatgatgaagatggtgATGGTGGCATGGGAGAAGAATATGATGAATTTGGAGAGGACTTTGAAGATGGACTAATATGCTCAAGGCCAAGAATTTCTGTGAATCAAGTGTTTGTTGAGGAAGTGGAGAATCCAATGGTAAATTGTGATAGTGATTTGAGGTCAATTGGCTTGAATCCGAATGCTCGGGATAGAAGTGGTTATGTTCATCCTGTGCTGAACCCGGTTGAAAACCTGATTCAGTGGAAAGCAGTTAAGGCCAAAAGAACACCACCATTAAGGTCTCAGAAAGAGAATTATGTTTCAAGTGAAGAGTCTTGGGTTGGATTGAATGCAGAACCAAGTTTCAGGGATAAATCTAAAACTGATCTATCAAAGGAAATTGCAGTTGATGCCAGCCTTTCTAATTGGTTGGATTCATCAGAAGCTACGCCTGTTAAGAAGGCTAGCTTGGTTGGTCTGAATGTGGATACACCCGCGAGCTCACAAGGCTCGAATTCAGTGATAAGCCATGAAGACAGGCCAATTTTAGGTGCATTGACAGCTGAAGAGCTCAAACAGTTTTCAGTTTCTTGTTCGCCAAGGAAGTTGGCGAGTTGA
- the LOC112698007 gene encoding protein NRT1/ PTR FAMILY 5.2-like, whose product MGVLLSEEKGEDYTEDGTVDLKGRPVLRSNTGKWKACSFIVGYEMVERMAYYGIASNLVVYLTKELHEGTVKSSKNVTNWVGVVWFMPAIGAYIADAYLGRYSTFLISSAIYLLGMCLLTLAVSLPALKPPPCPQDKDCQKATSLQVGLFFLGLYIIAVGTGGTKPNISTMGADQFDKFEPKEKAQKISFFNWCGTPFYRHKSPSGSPLTRMLQVIVAAVRKWKLEVPDDPKELYELTVEEYAINGRNRIYHSPSLSFLDKAAIKTKQTQPWMLCTMTQVEETKQMMKMVPIMVTTCMPSTVIAQANTLFIKQGTTLDRSIGPNFKIPPACLTAFINIFMLLSVVTYDRVLVPLVRRYTKNPRGITLLQRLGIGLVIHIVIMITACLAEKKRLSVARQHNLLGQHDILPLSIFILLPQFALAGIADTFVDVAKLDLFYDQAPEGMKSLGTSYVFISLSIGTFFSSFLISTVADLTKRNNGQKGWILDNLNVSHLDYYFAFLAILSAINFLCFLVAAKFFVYNNDATQASIIGLEMKNNNASSHDKMELNQRLTAAVTTIVSGRSTQKSVDKDTIFMLSTQKFVDQDTEPPFSIPSLEVGDLSFDDINFDLENILSETRQVYSSKGTMRLPSGPELSIVTPKAEKSTQAASTKEKMLQKKYSSSSKPTAPPSAPSRLATSKGKCPAAEEPAPEPSQLKPRSDPQRSQREDSNPPSSSGTSTSTGHKSLLYGVVKDVVQKFVSQSNHLITLSKEQRKLAAKHENYLKKSRDRVVVLMKFEITPIFSLDDKKGSSST is encoded by the exons ATGGGAGTGTTGTTGagtgaagaaaaaggagaagattaCACTGAAGATGGCACAGTGGACCTCAAAGGTAGACCCGTTTTAAGGTCAAACACTGGGAAATGGAAAGCTTGCTCCTTCATAGTAG GGTatgaaatggtggagaggatgGCATACTATGGGATAGCATCAAACTTAGTGGTGTACCTAACAAAGGAGCTGCATGAAGGGACCGTCAAATCTTCAAAAAATGTAACCAATTGGGTTGGAGTTGTATGGTTCATGCCAGCCATTGGTGCTTACATTGCCGATGCATACCTTGGTCGATATTCGACCTTTCTAATTTCATCTGCCATTTACCTCTtg GGAATGTGTTTGTTGACTCTAGCGGTTTCACTACCAGCACTAAAAccgccaccatgtccacaagacaAAGATTGCCAGAAAGCAACATCATTGCAAGTGGGCCTATTCTTCTTGGGCCTATACATCATTGCAGTGGGCACAGGTGGCACGAAGCCCAATATCTCCACAATGGGAGCGGACCAATTTGATAAGTTTGAGCCCAAAGAAAAGGCCCAAAAGATCTCATTCTTCAATTGGTG TGGGACTCCTTTTTATAGGCACAAGTCGCCATCTGGAAGCCCATTAACGAGGATGCTTCAAGTGATTGTTGCTGCTGTGAGAAAGTGGAAGCTTGAGGTCCCTGATGATCCAAAAGAACTATATGAGCTTACTGTTGAGGAGTATGCAATTAATGGAAGGAACAGAATTTATCATAGCCCTTCATTAAG TTTCCTTGACAAAGCTGCAATAAAAACGAAGCAAACACAGCCATGGATGCTATGCACAATGACACAAGTGGAAGAAACAAAGCAGATGATGAAAATGGTTCCAATAATGGTGACAACATGCATGCCAAGCACAGTGATAGCACAAGCAAACACACTGTTCATCAAACAAGGCACCACTTTGGACAGAAGCATAGGACCCAATTTCAAGATCCCACCAGCATGTCTCACTGCATTCATCAACATATTCATGCTTCTCAGTGTTGTTACCTATGATCGTGTCCTTGTTCCTCTTGTTAGGCGCTACACCAAGAACCCCAGAGGGATCACCTTACTTCAGAGACTTGGAATTGGACTTGTGATTCACATTGTTATAATGATTACTGCATGTTTGGCTGAGAAGAAGAGACTCAGTGTTGCAAGACAACACAACCTCTTGGGCCAGCATGACATCCTTCCTCTCTCTATTTTCATCTTGCTTCCCCAGTTTGCATTGGCAG GAATTGCTGATACCTTTGTGGATGTTGCTAAGCTAGATTTGTTCTATGATCAAGCACCAGAAGGCATGAAAAGTTTAGGAACATCATATGTTTTCATAAGCTTGAGCATTGGAACGTTTTTCAGTAGTTTCCTTATATCAACAGTTGCTGATCTCACCAAGAGAAACAATGGTCAAAAGGGTTGGATTTTGGATAATCTGAATGTCTCTCATTTGGATTATTATTTTGCATTCTTGGCCATTCTTAGTGCTATCAATTTCCTCTGCTTTTTGGTGGCTGCAAAGTTCTTTGTCTATAACAATGATGCAACACAAGCATCAATAATTGGCTTGGAGATGAAAAATAATAATGCTTCATCACATGACAAAATGGAACTAAATCAAA GGTTAACTGCTGCAGTTACCACTATTGTTTCTGGACGTTCGACACAGAAATCCGTCGACAAAGACACTATTTTCATGCTGTCGACACAGAAATTCGTCGATCAAGACACGGAACCACCCTTTAGTATTCCTTCTCTAGAAGTTGGAGATTTGAGTTTTGATGACATCAACTTTGATCTGGAAAATATCTTGTCTGAAACTCGACAGGTTTACTCCTCTAAAGGAACTATGAGATTGCCTTCTGGTCCAGAATTGAGCATTGTTACCCCTAAAGCTGAGAAGTCAACTCAAGCAGCATCGACCAAAGAAAAAATGTTACAGAAAAa GTATTCCTCCTCTTCCAAGCCGACGGCTCCACCCAGTGCTCCCTCTAGACTAGCCACTTCGAAAGGGAAGTGTCCTGCTGCTGAGGAGCCTGCGCCTGAACCATCGCAGCTTAAACCAAGGTCAGACCCTCAACGTTCTCAAAGAG AGGACTCTAATCCTCCATCTTCTTCAGGGACTTCAACTTCCACTGGACATAAATCGCTTCTATATGGTGTGGTGAAGGATGTGGTTCAGAAATTTGTCTCTCAATCCAACCATCTGATTACCTTAAGCAAAGAGCAGAGAAAACTGGCTGCTAAGCATGAAAACTACCTCAAAAAGTCCAGAGATAGAGTGGTAGTTCTCATGAA GTTTGAAATCACTCCTATtttctcccttgatgacaaaaaggGGAGTAGTAGTACATGA
- the LOC112695168 gene encoding MDIS1-interacting receptor like kinase 2-like, whose translation MEMSKNKLSGTIPSELSKLNELAYLRLDSNEFTGNIPPEMGKLTKLFMFNMSKNHMSGEVPQSIGSLANLNFLDFSDNNFIGSIPKELGNLQRLVSLNLSHNNQSGEMPSELGNLLSLQILLDLSSNSLTGEIPQNLEKLAKLEVLNVSHNYLSSRIPESLDNMLSLDSVDFSYNNLTGPIPSDGIFQTANAKYEGNPGLCGEVKGLHPCITNRNKSGGVNKRVLLGVLIPICGLLLGLICVAILVWRQHPKLNDEESESTQTSDKALSIVWGRDGQFTFSELAKATDEFNDRHCIGKGGFGSVYKAELGTGQVVAVKRLNISDSNDISPVNRRSFENEIRTLTGVRHRNIIKLYGFCSRRKQMFLVYEYVEKGSLRKVLYGEEGILELSWKKRMKVVQGIAHALAYLHTDCYPPVVHRDVTMNNILLDLDFEPRLADFGTAKLLSSEASTWTSVAGSYGYMAPELAQTMRVSDKCDVYSFGVVVLEIIMGKHPGELLTNMSLSCMEDSEVLLRDVLDQRLPPPTGELAEAVVFTVSIALACTRLAPESRPTMRSVAQDLSATTQACLLEPFEMITMSKLTGFKNNN comes from the exons ATGGAAATGAGTAAAAATAAACTTTCAGGAACAATCCCCTCCGAGTTGAGTAAGCTGAATGAACTGGCATATCTGCGTTTGGACTCCAATGAATTCACAGGCAATATCCCACCTGAAATGGGGAAACTAACCAAGCTCTTCATGTTCAACATGAGCAAGAATCATATGTCTGGAGAAGTCCCTCAAAGTATTGGCAGTTTGGCTAATCTTAATTTTCTTGATTTTTCAGACAACAATTTTATTGGAAGCATTCCTAAAGAGCTTGGTAATCTTCAAAGATTAGTAAGCCTGAATTTAAGCCATAATAATCAATCAGGGGAGATGCCATCCGAACTTGGCAATCTGTTATCACTCCAGATCCTCTTGGATCTCAGCAGCAACTCTCTTACAGGAGAAATTCCTCAGAACcttgaaaagcttgcaaaattgGAGGTTCTCAATGTCTCACACAACTATTTATCTAGCAGAATCCCAGAGTCTTTGGACAACATGCTCAGCCTTGATTCCGTTGACTTTTCTTACAATAACTTGACTGGTCCAATCCCAAGTGATGGTATTTTCCAAACAGCAAATGCTAAATATGAAGGAAACCCAGGTCTGTGTGGTGAGGTAAAAGGTTTACATCCATGCATTACAAACAGAAACAAATCTGGAGGAGTTAACAAAAGGGTCCTTCTTGGTGTTCTTATACCAATTTGTGGATTACTATTGGGACTGATATGTGTTGCAATCCTTGTATGGCGACAACACCCCAAACTCAATGACGAAGAGTCCGAAAGCACTCAAACTAGTGATAAAGCTCTTAGCATTGTGTGGGGAAGGGATGGACAATTCACATTCTCTGAACTTGCCAAGGCCACTGATGAGTTCAATGATAGGCATTGCATTGGAAAGGGAGGATTTGGAAGTGTTTACAAAGCAGAATTAGGCACAGGTCAAGTTGTTGCTGTCAAAAGACTCAATATCTCGGACTCTAATGACATTTCACCAGTAAACCGGCGGAGCTTTGAGAATGAGATAAGAACACTGACAGGTGTGAGACACCGGAACATAATCAAACTATATGGTTTTTGCTCAAGGAGGAAACAGATGTTCTTGGTTTATGAATATGTAGAGAAAGGAAGCTTGAGAAAAGTGCTGTATGGAGAGGAAGGAATATTGGAGCTAAGTTGGAAGAAGAGGATGAAAGTTGTGCAGGGAATAGCACATGCACTTGCCTACTTACACACTGATTGCTATCCACCAGTTGTGCACAGAGATGTAACAATGAATAACATATTATTAGACTTGGACTTTGAACCTCGTCTTGCAGATTTCGGCACTGCAAAGCTTTTAAGCTCTGAGGCTTCAACATGGACCTCAGTGGCTGGTTCTTATGGCTACATGGCTCCAG AACTAGCCCAAACAATGAGGGTCAGTGACAAGTGTGATGTGTATAGTTTCGGAGTGGTGGTGTTGGAGATAATAATGGGAAAACACCCTGGAGAACTGTTGACAAACATGTCCTTGTCATGCATGGAAGATTCAGAGGTGCTTCTGAGGGATGTGTTAGACCAGAGGCTGCCACCTCCAACAGGGGAATTAGCTGAGGCAGTGGTGTTCACAGTGAGCATAGCTTTGGCATGCACACGTTTGGCTCCAGAGTCCAGACCCACAATGCGTTCTGTGGCACAAGACCTATCAGCTACTACACAGGCTTGTCTTTTGGAGCCATTTGAGATGATAACAATGAGCAAGCTTACAGGTTTCAAAAATAATAACTAG